A part of Rhodohalobacter barkolensis genomic DNA contains:
- a CDS encoding ATP-binding protein, with protein sequence MLTQYPRWAQFLAKKYLSRTLNQFILHGNVHDLVSVGDGSSTNNFLRLKTFLAEDFFGARDIVIFYDRSSGIYFRDQETQKDFNRALSGRDTIAGTDYSKKLPKDPVGAFSVLEQYFRVRLEQKKSIALIIDYAETIIPANEAGSTGTEDRNALVYLLKWAHDPLFLASDFTTTLLTENMADLNRSLVQNPYTSSVRITLPNEDERLNYLVNQIHPDEFEKISKVPKPVVAQMTAGLGYLKLKSILSNAVENGETITFQSLTTIKKELIESEAYGLIEFIPSQSSLDAVAGHGNVKKHLRSAVEALKHGRRDVLPMGYLVCGPVGTGKTFLVTSFAGEVGIPMVKLKNFRSQWQGVTEGNLEKILTLLKAMAPVAVMIDEADAYLGDRSASGDSGVSSRVFSQIATAMSDTSNRGRILWFLMTARPDLMPIDLKRQGRAEEHISLFPPDTLEERVELFDVMKKKTNLKLSEEYVPKAVKKDKTTYSGADMEAALTRAKFRAASQGLEEVTPELLDDVFEDFIPPTYPEEVELQTLVAVTECTSKALLPEQYRKMDREKILNRIEELKMTIR encoded by the coding sequence ATGTTAACTCAATATCCACGGTGGGCTCAGTTTTTAGCTAAAAAATATCTGAGCCGAACACTCAACCAGTTTATTCTGCATGGAAATGTTCACGATTTAGTTTCTGTGGGTGATGGAAGCAGCACAAACAATTTTTTGCGGTTAAAAACATTCCTCGCAGAAGATTTCTTTGGGGCCCGCGATATCGTCATTTTTTATGATCGCTCGTCCGGGATTTATTTTCGGGATCAGGAGACTCAAAAAGATTTTAACCGGGCACTTTCGGGTCGGGATACCATTGCCGGAACCGACTATTCAAAAAAGTTACCTAAAGATCCGGTAGGAGCTTTTTCTGTACTTGAGCAATATTTCAGAGTTCGGCTTGAGCAGAAAAAGAGCATTGCGCTGATTATTGATTATGCTGAAACGATAATTCCGGCAAATGAAGCGGGAAGCACAGGGACAGAAGATCGAAATGCCCTGGTCTATCTGTTGAAATGGGCACACGATCCGCTATTTCTGGCATCAGACTTTACCACTACACTTTTGACTGAGAATATGGCGGATCTGAACCGGTCACTGGTTCAAAATCCATACACATCCAGTGTGCGGATTACTCTTCCAAACGAGGACGAAAGGTTAAATTACCTGGTAAACCAAATTCATCCTGATGAATTTGAAAAGATATCAAAAGTACCCAAGCCCGTTGTTGCTCAGATGACTGCCGGGTTGGGTTATTTAAAGCTCAAATCCATACTTTCCAATGCCGTTGAAAACGGTGAAACCATTACTTTTCAATCCTTAACAACAATCAAGAAAGAGCTGATTGAATCAGAAGCTTACGGGTTGATTGAGTTTATTCCATCACAAAGTTCTTTGGACGCCGTTGCCGGCCACGGAAACGTGAAAAAGCATCTGCGAAGTGCTGTGGAGGCCCTGAAGCACGGCAGGCGGGATGTACTCCCTATGGGATACCTGGTTTGCGGACCGGTAGGAACAGGAAAAACATTTCTGGTAACATCATTTGCCGGTGAGGTTGGAATACCGATGGTAAAATTGAAAAACTTTAGAAGTCAGTGGCAGGGAGTTACAGAGGGAAACCTGGAAAAAATTCTCACTCTGCTGAAAGCGATGGCCCCTGTAGCCGTGATGATTGATGAAGCAGATGCCTATCTGGGCGATCGGTCGGCTTCGGGCGACAGTGGTGTGTCGAGCCGAGTGTTTTCACAAATTGCAACGGCTATGAGTGATACATCCAACCGGGGGAGGATCTTATGGTTTTTAATGACTGCACGCCCGGATCTGATGCCGATAGACCTGAAACGTCAGGGACGAGCCGAAGAACATATTTCACTTTTCCCGCCGGATACACTTGAAGAGAGAGTGGAACTTTTTGATGTAATGAAGAAAAAAACAAATCTGAAATTATCTGAAGAGTATGTTCCTAAAGCGGTTAAGAAAGATAAAACAACGTACTCAGGTGCTGATATGGAAGCTGCATTGACGCGGGCTAAATTCAGAGCCGCATCGCAGGGATTGGAGGAAGTTACTCCTGAACTTCTGGATGACGTTTTTGAAGATTTTATCCCCCCAACCTATCCCGAGGAAGTGGAACTTCAAACTCTAGTTGCGGTTACAGAGTGTACCTCGAAAGCTCTTTTACCGGAACAGTACAGAAAGATGGACAGGGAGAAGATTTTAAACAGAATTGAAGAACTGAAAATGACAATTCGATAG
- the pheA gene encoding prephenate dehydratase — MAEKSLDEIRQAIDQIDETIVKSLGERQRIVKKVLTDKLSSATEVRDPEREEKLIEKLKQIAAKEGVDPYFLEQMYREIIQYSVRYQTHALVDHQNEKSGEESIKVAYQGTDGAYSHQAAMRHFEPRYGTVECIGYKRFDEAAEAVEKRDADVAFLPIENTTAGSINDTYDLLAEKELFIIGEEVLQVNHCLMAPEHVELSNIRRILSHPQAIAQCSKFLAGLTRCHVESYFDTAMAARKVRDDADLSQAAIAGSYAAEIYGLKIIHRDMANQKENYTRFVVVSRESIKCDPQLDCKTSLIFATVDEKGALLKCLNILGDSGINMTKLESRPRLGHPWQSLFYLDLAGNKNDHQLGEALNKLSKKAQYIKVLGSYPVRKGKW, encoded by the coding sequence ATGGCTGAAAAATCACTTGATGAAATCCGGCAGGCGATTGATCAAATAGATGAAACGATTGTTAAATCGCTGGGTGAGCGACAGCGCATTGTTAAAAAAGTATTGACCGATAAACTCTCATCAGCCACAGAGGTGCGTGATCCGGAACGAGAGGAGAAGTTAATTGAAAAGTTAAAGCAGATAGCGGCAAAAGAGGGCGTAGACCCCTATTTTTTGGAGCAGATGTACCGCGAAATTATTCAGTATTCTGTTCGATATCAGACTCATGCACTGGTCGATCATCAAAATGAAAAGTCGGGCGAGGAGTCGATTAAAGTTGCTTATCAGGGGACAGATGGTGCCTACAGTCATCAAGCAGCAATGAGGCATTTTGAGCCGAGGTACGGAACGGTGGAGTGCATCGGGTATAAACGGTTTGATGAGGCTGCAGAGGCCGTTGAAAAGCGAGATGCAGATGTGGCATTTTTGCCTATCGAAAATACAACAGCGGGTTCTATTAACGATACCTATGACCTGCTGGCGGAGAAAGAACTTTTTATAATAGGGGAAGAGGTGTTGCAGGTTAATCACTGTTTAATGGCCCCGGAACATGTAGAGCTGTCAAATATACGGCGAATTTTATCTCATCCGCAGGCAATTGCACAGTGCAGTAAATTTTTGGCCGGTTTAACCCGATGCCATGTAGAATCTTACTTTGACACGGCAATGGCGGCACGAAAAGTACGGGATGATGCGGATCTGTCACAGGCGGCAATTGCGGGCTCTTACGCAGCAGAAATCTATGGTTTGAAAATTATTCACCGGGATATGGCCAACCAAAAAGAAAACTACACCCGGTTTGTGGTTGTGAGCCGCGAGTCGATTAAGTGTGATCCGCAACTCGACTGTAAAACGTCTCTGATATTTGCTACAGTTGATGAGAAAGGGGCACTTCTAAAATGCCTGAATATATTGGGTGATTCAGGAATCAATATGACAAAGCTTGAGTCGAGGCCAAGATTGGGCCATCCATGGCAATCTCTTTTTTATCTGGATTTGGCCGGGAATAAGAATGATCATCAATTGGGAGAAGCCTTGAATAAACTGAGCAAAAAAGCTCAATACATTAAAGTTTTGGGCAGCTATCCTGTAAGAAAAGGGAAGTGGTAA